A single genomic interval of Amycolatopsis albispora harbors:
- a CDS encoding aminotransferase class V-fold PLP-dependent enzyme, with protein sequence MVEKGWAKARDQLCLDPATTDLNAGSCGPLPRPVFDLVTGFRARMAAAPMDFLSRQLPPLLWTARERLAEYLGTRPPRLAFTTNVTGAVNLVASSVALAPGGEILLTDQEYAPMRWCWERAARRQGLVVRTFRLPVQPLDPEEVVAAATAAMGPRTRLFFFSHVISSTGLVLPAARLCEEARRRGVLTVVDGAQAPGFTGLDLANLPCDYYAGSGHKWLLAPTGVGFLHFTDDQAGVLQPSQVSWGHHPPEGYGPDERTEFGSTPRLRNLECEGTRDLCPWLAVPSAIDFQAGFGHDRIRARTRELAAFTRERLGGWHGLEPVTPPHPELSGAMTSFALPPGTDAGGLQSRLWDRFRIGVAVTGGPGRPLLRVSTHFYNTETDVERLAEALKELSR encoded by the coding sequence ATGGTCGAGAAAGGCTGGGCGAAGGCCCGTGACCAGCTGTGCCTCGACCCCGCCACCACCGATCTCAACGCCGGTTCCTGCGGCCCGCTGCCCCGGCCGGTGTTCGACCTGGTCACCGGATTCCGCGCGCGGATGGCCGCCGCGCCGATGGATTTCCTTTCCCGGCAGCTGCCACCGCTGTTGTGGACCGCACGCGAGCGCCTGGCCGAATACCTCGGCACCCGGCCGCCTCGGCTGGCCTTCACCACCAACGTGACCGGCGCGGTCAACCTGGTGGCGTCGTCGGTGGCACTGGCGCCGGGCGGGGAAATCCTGCTCACCGACCAGGAGTACGCCCCCATGCGGTGGTGCTGGGAGCGGGCCGCACGACGGCAGGGCCTGGTGGTCCGGACCTTTCGGCTCCCGGTTCAACCACTGGACCCGGAGGAGGTGGTGGCGGCGGCCACCGCCGCGATGGGCCCGCGCACCCGGCTGTTCTTCTTCAGCCACGTGATCTCTTCGACCGGCCTGGTCCTGCCCGCCGCGCGCCTGTGCGAGGAGGCCCGCCGCCGCGGTGTGCTCACCGTGGTCGACGGTGCCCAGGCACCCGGGTTCACCGGACTGGACCTGGCGAACCTGCCGTGCGACTACTACGCGGGCAGCGGGCACAAGTGGCTGCTGGCCCCCACCGGGGTCGGTTTCCTGCACTTCACCGACGACCAGGCGGGCGTGCTCCAGCCGTCGCAGGTCAGCTGGGGCCACCACCCGCCGGAAGGGTACGGGCCGGACGAGCGCACCGAATTCGGCAGCACGCCACGCCTGCGCAACCTGGAGTGCGAGGGCACGCGTGACCTGTGCCCGTGGCTCGCGGTGCCGTCCGCGATCGACTTCCAGGCCGGGTTCGGCCACGACCGCATCCGGGCACGCACGCGCGAGCTGGCGGCGTTCACCCGCGAGCGCCTCGGTGGCTGGCACGGACTGGAACCGGTGACACCACCGCACCCGGAGCTGTCCGGCGCGATGACCTCCTTCGCGCTGCCACCGGGCACGGACGCGGGTGGGCTGCAGAGCCGGTTATGGGATCGCTTCCGCATCGGCGTGGCGGTGACCGGCGGCCCCGGCCGCCCGCTGCTGCGTGTCTCCACGCACTTCTACAACACCGAAACCGACGTCGAGCGCCTGGCGGAGGCGCTGAAGGAGCTGAGCAGATGA
- the lat gene encoding L-lysine 6-transaminase has product METPVRAPAAHEVRQVLARHVLTDGYDLVLDLSASSGCWLVDAVTGTRYLDLFSFFASSPLGINPSCIVDDEAFVAELAAAAVNKPSNPDVYTVPYARFVTTFARVLGDPLLPHLFFVDGGALAVENALKAAFDWKAQKLGLDDAAVNRLQVLHLERSFHGRSGYTLSLTNTEPAKTTRYPKFDWPRIPAPALRHPESVYAEENRRAERQALEAAEAAFRAADGMIACFLAEPIQGEGGDNHFSAGFLQAMQELCRRHDALFVLDEVQSGCGITGTAWAYQQLGLRPDLVAFGKKTQVCGVMGGGRIDEVPGNVFAVSSRISSTWGGNLADMVRATRVLETIERTRLLDTVVQRGKYLRDGLEALAERHPAVLTNARGRGLMCAVDLPGTGHRDEVLRRMYAGHQVIALPCGPRGLRFRPPLTITESEIDRGLEALAASAAPAS; this is encoded by the coding sequence ATGGAAACACCGGTGCGCGCACCGGCCGCGCACGAGGTGCGCCAGGTGCTCGCGCGCCACGTGCTCACCGATGGTTACGACCTGGTGCTCGATCTCTCGGCGAGTTCGGGTTGCTGGCTCGTCGACGCCGTCACCGGCACCCGTTATCTCGATCTTTTCTCATTCTTCGCCTCGTCGCCGCTCGGGATCAACCCGTCCTGCATCGTGGACGACGAGGCCTTCGTCGCCGAACTCGCCGCGGCGGCGGTGAACAAGCCGTCGAACCCGGACGTCTACACCGTGCCCTACGCCAGGTTCGTCACCACCTTCGCCCGCGTGCTGGGCGATCCGCTGCTGCCGCACCTGTTCTTCGTCGACGGCGGCGCGCTGGCGGTGGAGAACGCGCTGAAGGCGGCCTTCGACTGGAAGGCGCAGAAACTCGGGCTGGACGACGCGGCGGTGAACCGGCTGCAGGTGCTGCACCTGGAGCGGTCCTTCCACGGCCGCAGCGGGTACACGCTGTCGCTGACCAACACCGAACCGGCGAAAACCACGCGTTACCCCAAGTTCGACTGGCCGCGCATCCCGGCACCGGCGCTGCGGCACCCGGAATCGGTGTACGCGGAAGAGAATCGGCGAGCCGAGCGCCAGGCGCTCGAAGCCGCCGAAGCGGCGTTCCGCGCCGCGGACGGCATGATCGCCTGCTTCCTCGCCGAGCCGATCCAGGGCGAGGGCGGGGACAACCACTTCAGCGCCGGGTTTCTCCAGGCCATGCAGGAACTCTGCCGTCGTCACGACGCGCTGTTCGTGCTCGACGAGGTGCAGAGCGGCTGCGGCATCACCGGCACCGCCTGGGCCTACCAGCAACTGGGCCTGCGCCCGGACCTGGTGGCCTTCGGCAAGAAGACCCAGGTGTGCGGGGTGATGGGCGGCGGCCGGATCGACGAGGTGCCCGGCAACGTGTTCGCGGTCTCTTCGCGGATCAGCTCCACCTGGGGTGGCAACCTGGCCGACATGGTCCGCGCCACCAGGGTGCTGGAGACGATCGAACGCACGCGGCTGCTGGACACCGTGGTGCAGCGCGGGAAATACCTGCGTGACGGGCTCGAAGCACTGGCGGAGCGCCATCCGGCCGTGCTCACCAACGCGCGCGGTCGCGGCCTGATGTGCGCCGTCGACCTGCCCGGCACGGGCCACCGGGACGAGGTGCTGCGCCGGATGTACGCCGGCCACCAGGTGATCGCGCTGCCGTGCGGCCCGCGTGGCCTGCGGTTCCGGCCGCCGCTGACGATCACCGAAAGCGAGATCGACCGCGGGCTCGAAGCGCTGGCCGCCAGCGCGGCCCCGGCGAGCTGA